A segment of the Synechococcus sp. CBW1002 genome:
TTTTTCAGGAGTCCCTACCTGGAATGGGCCATGGAACTCTTTTGACTGTGATTAGTGAGTGTGGGACTGATATGAGGCGATGGCCAACGGCCAAGCATTTCACGTCATGGCTTGGCCTGGCCCCGCGGAACAAGGTATCTGGTGGAAGGCTTCTGTCATCAGGTACAGCGGTGGGGAGCCAATCCTGCCCGGACTACTATTTGGATGGCCGCGCAAGTTTTGGCGCGTGCGCAGACATCTCTCGGTGGATTTCAAAGACGTTTAGCAGCGAGGATTGGTCGCCCAAAGGCAATCATTGCAACAGCACGCAAGTTGGCCGAACTCTATTACCGAGCATTACGCGATGGCATATCCCTTGTTGATCCTGGTCTGAGCCATTACGAAGCTGAGCAGCGGCAGATACAGATCAATGCCATAAAGAGACGAGCTCAGCGCCTTGGCCTAACGCTCACTCAAGCGTGAATAGAGCAAACATAGATTCCCGCCGCAACGCTGTGCTTCTTAGGAGTTTGCTGAAAAACCCGGCCATCTCTGCGAGAATGGGCCAGCTGTCCAGCCCAGATGCGAGGTCAACGGGAGCGCAGCGGCTCCCTGTTCTCCTACGTGTCGATTGAGGATCGGATCCCGGCCGGCCATCCGCTGCGGCGGATCCGCAAGCTGGCCGATCAGGCCCTCGATCGCCTCAATCCCACCTTCTGTGATCTGTACGCCGCAGAAGGCCGGCCATCAGTGCCGCCGGAGCAACTGCTGCTGGCCTCGTTGCTGCAGGCGTTCTACGGCATCCGCTCGGAGCGGTTGCTGCTCGAGCAGCTCCACTACAACCTGCTGTTCCGCTGGTTTGTGGGGCTGAGCCCAGATGATCCGATCTGGCATCCCACCACATTCACAAAAAACCGGGAGCGGCTGCTGAACGAGCAGGTGATGGGGAAGTTCCTGGAGAAGCTGATGGGTGCTCCGGAGGTCAAGCCGCTGCTCAGTGACGAGCACTTCTCCGTCGATGGCACCTTGCTGCAGGCCTGGGCCTCCCATGCCTCACTGGTGCGGATCGATGGGCAGGACGATCCGCCGCCACCGCCGTCAGGCCCTGGCGAGGGTTT
Coding sequences within it:
- a CDS encoding transposase; translated protein: MGHGTLLTVISECGTDMRRWPTAKHFTSWLGLAPRNKVSGGRLLSSGTAVGSQSCPDYYLDGRASFGACADISRWISKTFSSEDWSPKGNHCNSTQVGRTLLPSITRWHIPC